ACTCACTACACTTTTGTCTATCAAGTGAATTGACAATATTACATTGACTTTTGAGTGGGTCCTATCTGTCTGAATATccaaagtgttttttttttttttttcaatatttagtaaataaaaaataaaaacaaaatcttAGCACATgcaactttcttctttttactttagCAATTTTTATTGCACAATAATTCCCATTCCAGCACAAGAGCTCATATTTGTGCTTGATTACAAAGAAAAAGCTCCCATTGGTGAGTTACGAgtgaaaatttacaaaaaggtTTCGCtggtttaaaaaataaatgatttgaaaaatattttcttcaaattatttgTATTCATCATCCATGAATATGCTTACGAGTATAGATGCAACATCGAATGAGAACTCAAAGGTCATGCATATTTTTGTAggttttgagaaaaaaaaaaaaggagaatgtTTTGTGCAAAAGTGACGAGGGTTTTAAATTTCTCCCAACCAATCCGAAATACCCTCCCAACCCATCTAAATCCAACTCGAATTGACCAAGAAAAGTCAATAATTTATACCAACTTGTTTAATAAACGAATAACCCGAAAAGAATCCAATTTATTCAAAAGCATCTGAATTTGACTATTCTCGAGATCAAATCCTAAGGGAACCTGAATCCGACTAGGCATAAAACCCATCCAAAGTGAAATTGAAGTTCGTGAAGACTCGAACACGAAATTGTCTGTAAATTCATTGTgcgtttgtttaaaaaaaatatcaattttaaaattatttttcctaaaattgataaattatattttttgaaaaaattagttGTCAATTTTTTTGACATCAATGACTCATAGATTAGtgttgataattaaaaaaattatgctaAGTACCTTTTCTAAATGACATAAACGATCGGTTctaagaatatatttttcaaattgttacTTTTTCGTAAACCAATTACATTTATGGCCTATTTGGTAAAAGTTGTTTCTGTTTCCCAGAATAACTATTTATGTTCTTCGGAataactatttctattcttttattctaaaaaaaacgaaaaaagaatagaaacttgCTTGGTAAaaacttttgttcccgaacaaaaaaattattttttattctagggaattgatttggaacagaaataagaagttgaaaaaagtaatttcttgttccccgaaaacaattttctagaatctaattttattttttcttctctcttcttctcttttcttcttcttccttttggtcagTCGCTGACCTTAGCCATGGCCGGCACCGGTGATCGGCCAAatgagggctggcgacctcaccggagcattGCTAACTCCTGAAGACGCCAAGCCACGGCAAGACTCGACCTCATcggtggctgggtgagctcgacctcgccagatcttagcgaggttgaccttgctcaaccaaggtgaggccgagcctcacacGGCCATGACGAGGTTCGACCTCCCTAGTCGGCGCGAGGCTAGGCCTCGCtaggccaaggtgaggccgaccttgcgCCACCTAGGCGAGGCTGAGGCTTGTCATGGCCAAGCTAGCCTCCGGCTAGTTTGCTAAACCTCACCTAGCCAATCACTGGCCATcaccaaagagaaaagaaaaaggaaaaaaaaaaagaagaaaatataataaaagaattaaaaattaaaagaaataaaaaaaaaaatctaagaaccctaccaaatatatttttattctgggaatataaattttaggaagttaccaaatgcattcttttactTAGAACATAATCGAatggattataaaaaaaaaatcgttatcatcaaaaattatttttcggaataaaCTCGTTatcaaacacacccttagtaaCTCAAAAACACTCGAAtggattataaaaaatttacagGCCAGTATAATGGgtctataaataaaaataaaaaagagacaaaacaaGTGGATTATAAATGGGTGTATTACAAACTCATTTCAACCTACTTAGGatccatttgtttcacaaaaactaaataattcgaaaaaaaaaatcaacgattattaattttatcatttgaaataattagttaataaaatatgtttttcattatcgataatatttaatatttaaataatttcatgaataatgaaaatattatttgtccattcattcatttttgtaaattatacaaataattgattttgaaaaatattttataatcttTTATAGTTTGCGAAATAAACGCATGGTTTACCCAATTTAATTTAACCCTACAGTGATCACTTTCTATCGTCTCAGTATCAGTCACCTCGAGCGGCTTCTTTGCGTCCTCTGCCTCATCCTTCGACAAACCCCCTGCGTCTCCCCCTGCTAAGGGCGCCATGGCCACCACCGTTGGGCTGAACTCGGCCGTGGAGACCCCCAACATGCCCTGCAAGTAGTCCACAAGGGCGAGGGCCTCCATGAGGGTGAGGCTGGAGATCTCGTCGAGCTTCCCGATCTTCTCGGGGGCCTCGACAGCGGCAACAGGGtggatggtggtggtggggcgGTGCGTCAGGTGAGTGATTCGGGAGGGCCTGAAGGGTAATTGGAAGGTGGATGGCTTGGTTTTGAGTGGGGTAATGGAGGAGAGGGGAGTTGTGTAATAGGATGGAGAGCAGGAGACGAGTGTGGAGAGACCCGTGttgccacagagagagagagagagagtgaagaggGAAACGAGGAAGGGGTAGAAGAAAAAGGTAGGATAAGACTGCGAGAGGAATACCAAGGAGAGTAGTGAGAGGAGGCACATTAGAGTAGAGTTAGAGATCCCTGTAGCAATGGGCTTCCTTtactttttatgaatttattattatgatCATAGACTTCGTTACTTTATATCTGTGCGTTTTTGTATGGGTTCGAACTGCATAATCgttaattaaaattgaaaacttttgtacaaaaaaaaaaaaaaaaaaaaaaaattaaaattgaaaacatcGCATCAAATTATGTATTATTAAACAGTCGTCAACCTATATGTTAAGATCTTGTTTACTTGTACTCAAAACCAAATTTCGAATCTGTTTCATGATTTATGGATAGCTCAGCCCGAACTTTCACCATCACATTCATGTCCCCATCCATAACTTGATTCCGAAGCTCCTCACTAACTCAATGAGTTAGTCCATGGAGCCATTCATTCTTAAAAGGCAAtaatataaagagaaaaatgctaaaaatgAATCCTAATACAGGTTGGGTATGATCATAAATGGATTAATGGGCCACTCTAGTTGGACCATTGATGGCCCAATCCAAACCCAACCTAGCCCATCCATTTGACAAGTCttcttttccatgaaacaaGTGCGCCCTAGGATAATATCCTTGATGCACGTGTTTCATATAACTTCAATTTCTATCCTAATTAAGGTATTGCAAAATAAGATGTATGACTAATCGTTGAGAGCTAATTTCGACAATCAAAGGAGGTATAGTATgcacaaaattaatttgaaagaaGGACCGATTTGCTTAAACTAGAATATATATGATAATTGACTCAAAGTCACTGATCAAAATTGATCCTTATCCAAACTATTTGAAATCCAGCACAATTTGAAGCTGGCAATGACCAAATAAAATTTGTTGCATCAGAAAAACAAAcattttgaaattgacttgaGTTCGCATTGACCCAAATCAAACCAGGCCTAtagttgaaatttttcaaattgaaatgGCCCACATCCATATAAGATTCAAAATCTCATCAAACTGAATCAAAATTGATCCAACCCGTCAAATCACCATGTTTGGCTACCGTGAAGCCTTATTTAATGTACGTCAAACAATGATTTACATCCATGAAAAATTAGTACAATCTTCCATATGCCTCATCCAATATTTAGATTTCATTGGagctttaatataaaaaatttcaaatttcatatgataAACAACGCTAATTTAAGAGTAAAGGGCATTCCAAATGctcaatatataaaagaaaattaccaTAATATTTCCAGAATGaattattttctcaaagttGCGGAGATAACACGGAGTAAAATATAATCTGAGATGCACTTTGGCTTAGCCCTCGCGTAGAAAGGAAATGAGCCCATATTATTGCCACTTTATATTAAAGAATATAAGTCTCTGAAATCTGTGCATATAGTCTTTGCTCAACCTTCGTTTTTAGTGAATATCGTTCGATGCACTAGACAAGTGACACAATGATTCCGTCACGTTCCGGAGTGCCACGTCATGAGTGATGAGCCAGtagaatttttaatatgatttcCACGGTACCACAACATTGAAACGTGTATATTAGAAAAAGGTTTCTCAAAATGGTTCCGTTGGGGCCCACAGAGAAAATCCAGTGCGTCAGCAATTCGTGTGCTTGTAGGGCCCCGCACGCAATGGCTGGACAAGGACGACCACGTCAGCATGGACAGAAATTGTGTCATCCTCGTGCTTATATGTTTCTGATCGTCAGAGAGTCATCATCACACGTAGTGAATGAAGACATGATAAAGGACTCATTACCAGGGACGTTCGATGCTCGAGTGATTTGTTTCCTGATCTAGACTCAGGAACCGATTTTATAATCCCCGATTTCAAAAGATCGAAATTGGGAATCAAACCAGCGGTTCTTCAATTCTTAAATGGTGGGTTATGGTGTAATTTCTTATTCTACTTGTGAATTAGCCCCTTATAACTTTtggataaaaaatgaaattcttaatgtaaaatataaaagttttaccatttttttagaaaagcatATTCTCGTCAAGCATGTGTTATGGTTTCTTCATGTTGGAGATCAGCATTCAATTCTCGAGTTGCAAAATATGAATATCTTTTAGAAAAGACTTTAAaaccaatttcaattttgatacTTGTTCCATACTAGTCAACTTATTCTAAGTTCGCAAAACTGAAAACTAAATGGATTTTCCTTAGAATTGACCTTTAACTAGTTGATTTAGGCAAATTCAATCTAGTTCTCGAATTAAACTAGACATGTTATTCATTAGTAGTTACTACGGTTTTTATCAAAGTGAATTAACAATATTACATTGAATTGGGAGCATGTCCCATATATTTGAATATCCGCATTGATATTGTCAAGTTTTAGTTAAAACACAAAACAAAGGAACAAAATCTTAGCACATACAACATTGATCATTTTACTTGAGCAATTATTATTGCACAAAAATCCAAGAGCTCACGTCTGTACTTGATTTCCCATTGGTGAGTTATCCACATATTTTACATAGAGAGGTGGCTATTACCATGAAGTATGCCTAATTCAAAAGTGTAGATTAATATTTACCTCACCCAGTGAATCATGCACATTCATGCACACGTAACTGACCTTTGCCTTACCCGGGCCCACAATACAAAAACATGTGAGAGACATAgcaattatatataatttgaaaataaagctATCACCAGGTTTCGTCGAATCCTAATTCCAATCGGCATCCTGGGCCTCAAGTTGCTCCAATTCGTTTTGTCTCTCTCGGAACTTTCttacaaaaagacaaaaacacgaACCCCACTCCACCCCACCCACCCGCCCCCAAACCAAAAACTATCCCCACCGTCAGAGACGACCTCCTGAACTTTTCAACGCTTCGGATCTTACCTGAACAAATCCTATTTATACCCGGGCAACCTCCATCGTTgtcatcaaatttgaaatccaCATTCTTAAAGTTTACCAAAAAAACTTACCCGCAGATCATCATACTCTTCACTTCCTCATTTGATATAACTCAGTTGGCCATGGAAGGGTCTTCTTCAAGAGGGAATCAGAACATTGAGAACAACGAAGAGACGGGGAAGAAGAGGGCACCGCGGTCACGATGCGATCTACCCCAGTACCGAGGGATCCGGCGGCGCCCATGGGGCAAGTTTGCAGCTGAGATCCGGGACCCCACAAGGAACGGCGCCCGCCTCTGGCTCGGGACCTTTGCAACGGCGGAGGAGGCTGCCCGCGCCTACGACTGGGCTGCCTTCGCCTTCCGAGGCCATTTAGCCATCCTCAATTTCCCCAACGAGCAACAATAGAATGACCATTATGTCTCCAGCCACCACAGTTCGCTTTCAGCACCCGTGTCGCTGTTGTCATCACACTCTTCAGCTGGTTCGCCATTGTCCACCGTGTTAGCTCCCGCAGAGCCACCCAGAGAGGTGATCGAGTTTGAGTATCTGGACGATAAGTTGTTGGAGGAACTACTGATGTCACACGGCGACATGTAGGGGGAAAGTGCAGGTTGTCGAGTGcatatttagggtttttgaaatttcatggtaagaaatttgttgtttcttgtttcgatcAAGATGTCTTTGTGGTTGAGAATTCTCAGTTGGGGAAAGAGATTGCAGTGGTGTTTCCTCTTCAGGGTCTATGTATTTGCTCGCATAAATTACATTTGGCAATCTTCGAGATTGCATTTTCACAGCAGGGGCTTAATATGACAAGTTAATATTGTATGATAACTTCAATCATTATTAGTGGAATAAATGGCACGTATATGCCTATATCTTCTAAAATACTTCTCTGTTGTACTTGCACTCAATTTAAGCAGTAGTATCAGTATGTATCCAAACACGCATTTCTGAGATGCTAAATTAGTTTCATTTCAATAAATTCTTGAAACATATCTTAGGTTTCTAAAGTTAAATACCAAGATacaatttccaaatttgattCGCAATAATCTATTTTGAGAGGCCTTCTCTGTACTTGATAACAGTTTTACGTAAAAGTTAAAACCAGGCTGAGCGATCTTCAGGCCCAGGTCATCTGGTCCTGGTCAACCACAATTTCGTAAAAAGAGATAGAATTTCCCTGAATTGGAAATTCACCTCCTAATAATGAGTAGGTAGTTATATCGTTTTGATTCTTCTTTAGTGGTTTGGGTGCTTTGAAGCTGCAACAAAACATTAGtatattaaaacattattagGGTTCCTTTTTTCTGAACAGGAACACGATGAAAATGGCGACCGAGAAGTTTGAGAAATTGTTCTTCATGTTGACCTGAATTCTCCAGTCTCCAGTAAGCGGTTTCGCTCCTTCTCCTTTCCAAATTTGTCTGCGTTGAATGTGACccgtctttcctttttctttttatttaaaaggtTGCATGTCCGGGCCCACTTGCTTAATTAATCTTTCCTACCTACTGGGAAAGGGTCATgaacaatttccaaaagttcGAGATGTAATTGAAATAAACGGAAGCCAGAAATGAGGGAGATTAAATATGTTGCAAAAGTTCATAATTAGATGATGATTCccctaaaagaaaagggagaacaAACAAAGAAGGAAGATAGGGAGTCTTGAAGTACATAAAATGTTGCATAGCCTCTATTCACCCTTGATTGAATTATTATATGGCATTTATACATTATTGGGACATTGCATGTTCTTATCTCTACCTCGTGAGTATGTGATTTGTTGTGGAAATTGTCTATGTACTTATGTTGTGATGACCTCAAGAAAGTGAGATAACCGTTCTTGTTAATagtgggataagtacactattagtgccaaaagttgtgtatggtgctcattttggtgccaaaagtttccgtcagatcacttaagtgccaaatcagagaaaaaatgatcactttagtgccatcGGCGAGAGATTCCGGTCAGAttaattacgtggcttttatatttaaaaaaaaaaagttgcttggcttttaaacgatgtcgttttgccgcTATACGTGGACATCCTCGCAAAAACGACGCTGTATAGCTCATATGTTtattgaaattagggttagggtttcttcTTCGCCGCTCAGCCACCGTTGTTCCCTTGCCAACGCTCGACCATCGTCGCTCAGCCACCATTGTAGCTGCTCGACCAGGTGAGAGTGTGGAGAgaatgagattgttgctcaagtATGAAGTGGTAGGAAGAATAGGAGGCGatgacggaggaggaggaagaagaggggtcgaAGGTGCCGCTACTGGTGCGTCGCCGCCGCCACTACTAGTGTTATTGCTGGTGCTGCTACTAGTGCCGTTCACTGCTGGTGTTGTGAAGAAGATGACAtgtctcctctccctccctccctccctccctctctcaatttgggaatttagggtttcaatttgggggaaagaagCCGAACAACGTCATTTTGTGGTTTATATGTTGACTGtactctccgacgagccacgttagcttcaaaaattaataaaaaagtgtcacgtcGGACTTCTGGTCAATCTAATCgaaattgacactaaaataattgtttttcaatttttttggtatttaaatgatccgacagaaacttttggcaccaaagtgagtgccatACACAATTTTTgacactaatagtgtacttatcccgttAATAGTTGAGGCAAAACAAGGGATTTGATATTGATCTGCTATCAATAGATAATTTACATGTTTAGGTTGACTCTGAGGTGAATTAGCTCCATACTCAAGGATTAGGGAGCTTATTCAATAAGTTTTATCTCATTGgtgtttatttaaatttttttaagactATGAATATCTTAACCTTGTCGCCACGTTTGGTTGGGGATCCCTATTGAGCAAAGTCAAGAGGTTACTAAATATTCAATCGAGGGGACCAACGCCAGCTATGAATGCTACATGATCATGATCTGGGTCAATGAGGGGCTTTAGAATTTAGTGCCCCATCACTTCTCAACCTAGTACTTTTAGGTAGGGGACTACCTATACGGCCCCATCCGAGATTTTAACGGACCTCTGGGTGCAACGCCACGGAACACCAACTATGATGCAATGGATCTGGATGTGCCCGATGGGGCAGTGTCCGATTTGGAAGTCGACCTCAACTTGATCATTGAGCTAAAGCCTCGATACATGGAGCCCATGGGGAGCTAGGTGGTAGTGGGGGTGCATCACTTTTTTAAATAACCTTCATAGTACTAAAGGAGTTAGGCTTACCCCAAGACCCTTTTAGAGATAGTTGTGGCCGTGCTTTTGGGTTGTTTTTGGAATATACATGTGTTTTATGCTATCCCTATTTGATTGGTTGAATGATTGTATTTCCGCTTCCACTTGTGCATAAGTCTCGGCGACGCCTGCTAAGACGTCGTAATCAAATGGCTTAAGAGAATGAGGGTTGTTGTGTACCCGAGGGTTAGGGCGTGTCATCCCTATTTGGTTGGTATCAGAGAATGGTCATTACACGGAGGATAAGGCATGTTGAGACCTTGGGATAGTTAGAAGAACACTTACGTTATGCATGTGATTGTTGATTGTCTTATTGGTTTATGGTTTTGAATTCCTAACTATATTTTTGGGATGGTGGAATCAGTTATTCTTAGTGCTTTAAGAGGAGTTTAGCCCATATTTAAGGATGCGTCGAAGAAGGTTAACTCTAGGGGCAAGCTGGTGCCCAAGAAAGGGTACAGCAGGATCTCAAAGTAGATGGGATTTCGCAAGCCCTATTGCTACCACCGTGGCTACCTCTGCTGCTCACAACGATGCCCTATTAGTTGGAGACGGGAGTCAAAGGTTGGTGGAGCAATTCATAAAGCTAAAGCCACCCCAGTTCACTGCAAAAGGCTATCCTGAGGTTGCTGCCTCGTCAATTAAAGGGCTGGAGAATGCCTTTGTGTTACTAAGGTGTAAAGATAGGAAAAGGTGACCTTAGCGATTTGCCAACTATAAGGAAATACTAATGACTAATGGGAGGTCACATGGGGAAGagtttttcttgaagatactGTCTTGACTTGGGGCATGTTTGCGGAAGCATTTAATGGAAGTACTTTTTCAAGTGTGCTCGAGAGCAAAAAATTGCTGAATTCCTGCAATTTCGTCATAACCACCTGTTCATCGACCAATTCGAGGCTAAGTTTGCTGAACTGTTGAATTATGCTCCAAGGATGATTGATGATATGGCAGATTGAGCTAGGAGGCTCCGAGATGGACTAAAGTAAGAGATTCGTAGCCAATTGGTGCCCTTAAATCTAAAAGATTATGATGAGCTTTATAAAAGGACCCAACTAATTGAGAGGGTGATGTTTGAGTGAGTAGCTGCATTTGAGTCGCGGTTCACTGCTAACAGAGACAATAATCGGTTCAAGAAGAGGTAGATGCATGAGAAAAACACTTGATCTCTCCCAATAGGAGGAATGATGTTAGAGAGCCGATGCACAATCTAAGCCATGGATGCCGATTTTGTGGCAAGTTTCATGGATCCGTACCATGCCACGCCTAGACAGGAGCATGCTTTTGATGTAGCCAATAGGGCCATCATGTACGAAACTATCCATAATGACGTCATAATTGGAATGGATTGGCTCAAAAAGTGACGAGCCACGGTGATTGCTTTAGTAATGTCATATAGTTCAACCCAGTTGGGGTTCTACTTTTGAGTTCATAGGGAATAGAGGTGGACAGCCTACACACTTAATTAcattgcttgaggtagaatggTTGCTAAAAGATGGTTGCCAAGGCTATCTGGCAATGGTTGACGATATGATCATAGAGAAGCTGACGTTAAAGGATATCATTGTGATATGAGACTTTGCGGATGTCTTTTCAAATGCAGGGATTGCTTGACAAGGGATTCATTCACTCTAGCACATTGCCATGGGGAGCGCCCATCCTATTCATGAAGAAAAGGGATGGACTATGCATCGATTACCGACAACTCAACCAagtgatgatcaagaacaagtatccgttACAAATGATAGACGACCtatttgatcaacttcaagGAGCTTTGGCATTGTCAAAGACCTAAGGATGGGTTATCATCAGCTAAGGATTAGAAAAGAGAATATCCCAAAACCACATTTGGAACACAAtatggccattatgagtttataGCGACACCATTTGTGTTAAGCAATACCTCAGCGCTTTCATGGACTTaatgaaccgagtgttcaagGTGTACTTGGATCAGTTCGTCATAGTCTTCATTAATGACATATTGGTGTTCTC
The nucleotide sequence above comes from Eucalyptus grandis isolate ANBG69807.140 chromosome 2, ASM1654582v1, whole genome shotgun sequence. Encoded proteins:
- the LOC104434833 gene encoding 50S ribosomal protein L12, chloroplastic-like; translated protein: MCLLSLLSLVFLSQSYPTFFFYPFLVSLFTLSLSLCGNTGLSTLVSCSPSYYTTPLSSITPLKTKPSTFQLPFRPSRITHLTHRPTTTIHPVAAVEAPEKIGKLDEISSLTLMEALALVDYLQGMLGVSTAEFSPTVVAMAPLAGGDAGGLSKDEAEDAKKPLEVTDTETIESDHCRVKLNWTGSEKEKEKEKERNRLLKTGEFRSNEDR